The Qipengyuania aurantiaca genome contains the following window.
GGCGGGATCCATGGCCCTCCGGTGCTCGATCCACAGGGCTACAGTTGCATCGCGGGGTTCGAGGCGATGGCTCTTGAAAGGGGTGTGTTCGAAGATTCGAAGGACGCGAAATTCATTCCGCGGCGGCTGGTGCGCGGTCTTACGCGCAGGAAAGCGAGCGATGAGGTCGGAGGATGCCTCGGCGAGGCGCGGGCGGCGGTTGCCGTCGGCCTCCTACGGCGTTTCTCCTGGGAAGAACTTGCTCACGCGATGACGATCATTCGCGCAAACGCCTACGACCGAGTGCCCGATGACAATTTGCCGCCGCACTACAGGATCAGCGGCACGGGCGATCATCGCCTGCTGGCTTTTGTGGAGGGCCGGGAAGGCCCCCTTCGCTTCAACGACAGCGCGCTCCCGAATGACATTTATCTGGGCGATAAGGTGCGATACGCGCTGTTGAACGAGCAGCGAAGCACCATGAAGGCCTTCTTTGCGGAGGATGCGGTCGGCCGCGCCATGCTTCTCGAAGTCGAGCGGGTCGTCGCCGATGGCACAGCCGCCTGCCCCGTCGCCATGGCGGAGCAGGAGGCCTTCTGGAACGAGGTGCGCGACCTCACCCTGAAGAACAAGGCAGAACGCTTCGAACGCCGCAGGGCGAGGGCGGGTAGCCCTACTTCTTAAAGCCCTACTTCTTGGGCGGTGTGATCTTGTTGCGCAGGCGGCTGCGGTGCGCGCCCATGTCGAGCACTTCGCCGGGGCCGTTGTCTTCGTTCTGCAGCAGGCCGAGACGGCGCGCGACTTCCTGATAGGCTTCGCTCTCGCCGCCCATGTCGCGGCGGAAACGGTCCTTGTCGAGCTTCTCGCCGGTGTTGATGTCCCACAGGCGGCAGCCGTCGGGGCTGATCTCGTCGGCAAGGATGGTGCGGCTGTAATCGCCGTCCCAGATGCGGCCGAATTCCAGCTTGAAGTCGACGAGGCGGATGTCGATCGCTGCAAACATGCCGCACAGGAAATCGTTGATGCGGATGGCCATGGAGGACATGTCCTGCATCTCCTCGTGGCTGCACCAGTTGAAGCAGGCGATTTCTTCTTCCGAGACCTTGGGGTCGCCCAGCGCATCGTCCTTGAGGCAGTATTCGATCAGCGTGTGCGGCAGCAGCTCGCCTTCTTCGATGCCGAGGCGCTTGGAGAGCGAACCGGCGGCGACATTGCGCACGACCACTTCGAGGGGAATGATCTCGACCTGGCGGACCAACTGCTCACGCATGTTGAGGCGGCGGATGAAATGCGTCGGGATGCCGATGTGCGAAAGGCGGGTGAACACATACTCGCTGATGCGGTTGTTGATCACGCCCTTGCCGTTGATCGTGCCCTTCTTCTCGGCGTTGAAGGCGGTGGCGTCATCCTTGAAATACTGGATGATCGTGCCCGGTTCGGGGCCTTCGTAGAGGATCTTGGCCTTGCCTTCGTAGATCTGGCGGCGACGTGCCATGGGTGCATTCCTTCGCGCGAAAATAACTGCGCCCCGGGGAGTGGAATCGCAAAGAGATCCGCACGGTCCGGGGCGTTCGGCTGGCGCTTACCGGAAGGTGATGGCGAAAGCAATTGTCGCGCCTCTCCCTGCCCCCTGCGCCGTGTAGGATCGAAAGTCCTTTCCTACTGCAAAAGCCGTTCAATAGTTCGCCCGCTCCTGTTGAAACGAAGGAGCATCTTAATGACGACAGTGGCAACGCGCGCAGGCGCAATCGGGCAGGATTTCACCGGGTCCGAGATCATCGAAACGGCTGGCTTTTCGGCCAAGGGCGATGGCGGGGAAGGGCGCTATTACCTGATCGACCCCGCAACCTACACCGGAACGCCT
Protein-coding sequences here:
- the purC gene encoding phosphoribosylaminoimidazolesuccinocarboxamide synthase — encoded protein: MARRRQIYEGKAKILYEGPEPGTIIQYFKDDATAFNAEKKGTINGKGVINNRISEYVFTRLSHIGIPTHFIRRLNMREQLVRQVEIIPLEVVVRNVAAGSLSKRLGIEEGELLPHTLIEYCLKDDALGDPKVSEEEIACFNWCSHEEMQDMSSMAIRINDFLCGMFAAIDIRLVDFKLEFGRIWDGDYSRTILADEISPDGCRLWDINTGEKLDKDRFRRDMGGESEAYQEVARRLGLLQNEDNGPGEVLDMGAHRSRLRNKITPPKK